Proteins co-encoded in one Streptomyces roseochromogenus subsp. oscitans DS 12.976 genomic window:
- a CDS encoding family 2 encapsulin nanocompartment cargo protein terpene cyclase, translating to MSLLSRMTARTADPDVARLVATLLSHRHGVRAAAPGALPGTGRLFAAHPALSGPTGLGTSAARIAPARAAHGTSPTEPSGSPDSDLPELYCPPPVRDDPELGEHVNDRLVQWAEEIGLYAGQTDRIRAVNIGRMMMLAHPDSDDPDRLLVAAKCALAEWATDDYYCDDGAAPEPLGAHLGIAYTTFDPAHPPLRYLPEQEKVLRNDPVRVALRSAFEHLAEIADHPRVARLRQEVAALFVAYTHEGTWRVQERMPAVWEYLAHRQFNSFLPCLALIDVVGRYRLTEAEYADPRVRRAVTMAANASTLVNDLYSMGKEDHDQGVEFNLPVVIAAHEQCSPPEAVKRSVEIHNELVHTFEAEATALALTGSPELRRFLTGVWSWLGGNREWHRGTARYNNT from the coding sequence GTGTCACTGCTTTCCCGGATGACCGCGCGCACAGCAGACCCCGATGTGGCCAGGCTCGTGGCCACGCTGCTCTCCCACCGCCATGGCGTCCGCGCCGCTGCCCCAGGTGCGCTGCCCGGCACCGGCAGACTCTTCGCAGCCCACCCAGCGCTGAGCGGACCGACCGGGCTGGGCACCTCCGCCGCTCGCATCGCACCCGCCCGAGCAGCCCATGGCACCTCCCCGACGGAGCCGTCCGGCTCGCCCGATAGCGACCTCCCCGAGCTGTACTGTCCGCCACCGGTCCGCGACGACCCGGAACTCGGCGAACACGTTAACGACCGCCTCGTCCAGTGGGCCGAGGAAATCGGGCTCTACGCGGGACAGACCGACCGCATCCGCGCGGTGAACATCGGGCGCATGATGATGCTGGCCCACCCCGACAGCGACGACCCGGACCGGCTACTGGTGGCCGCGAAGTGCGCCTTGGCAGAGTGGGCCACGGACGATTACTACTGCGACGACGGGGCCGCGCCGGAACCCCTCGGTGCGCACCTCGGGATCGCCTACACAACCTTCGACCCCGCTCACCCCCCGCTCCGCTACCTGCCCGAACAGGAGAAGGTCCTGCGCAACGACCCCGTCCGGGTCGCGCTCCGCTCCGCCTTCGAGCACCTGGCCGAGATCGCGGACCATCCCCGGGTGGCGAGGCTGCGCCAGGAGGTCGCCGCCTTGTTCGTGGCCTACACCCACGAGGGCACCTGGCGCGTCCAGGAACGCATGCCAGCCGTCTGGGAGTACCTGGCGCACCGGCAGTTCAACAGCTTCCTGCCCTGCCTCGCGCTGATCGACGTCGTGGGAAGATATCGGCTCACCGAAGCCGAGTACGCCGACCCGCGAGTGCGACGCGCCGTGACGATGGCGGCCAACGCCAGCACGCTCGTCAACGACCTGTACTCGATGGGCAAGGAAGACCACGACCAGGGCGTGGAGTTCAACCTGCCTGTCGTGATCGCCGCGCACGAGCAGTGTTCCCCACCCGAAGCAGTCAAACGGAGCGTGGAGATCCACAACGAACTGGTACACACCTTCGAAGCGGAAGCCACCGCCCTGGCCCTCACCGGCTCCCCCGAGCTGCGCCGCTTCCTCACGGGAGTGTGGTCATGGCTCGGCGGCAACCGCGAGTGGCACAGGGGCACTGCCCGCTACAACAACACGTGA
- a CDS encoding tyrosine-type recombinase/integrase, which yields MTNDAPERDLAALAVPRWGRLVETGDRYEPYRLLDADGATVEPVAVYFQELLAAGKAPSTVRSYGMDLLRWWRFLQAVDISWDRASRVEARDFSRWIQLTAKPGRCNTAKRRWVPSGTGPNPVTGKPTVGPGYAPTTVAHSETVLRRFYDIHRDAGTGPLLNPFPLDLSRRSGRAHAHHNPMDGWKPERVGRYRPSLPRRIPRSTPEEWFNKLFAALPSHRDRALVAFWISIGARASELLGIRQRDVDPGQQLVSVIRKGSRAVQQVPASADAFVWLRLYQQEMHGQVPHGRTQPVWWTRRRPIRPLTYHGAHRMFERVNASLGADWTLHDLRHSAAARMVRDPKLTLADVQWVLGHAHLSATEVYLTPHKDEVVSGVLAYHARRAREDVQPTPPPPAPGYDQASLDVLFGRSS from the coding sequence GTGACGAACGATGCGCCCGAGCGCGATCTGGCCGCGTTGGCGGTTCCTCGGTGGGGTCGGCTGGTGGAGACCGGCGACCGGTACGAGCCCTATCGGCTCCTCGATGCCGATGGTGCGACCGTGGAGCCGGTCGCGGTGTACTTCCAGGAACTGCTGGCGGCTGGCAAGGCTCCGTCGACGGTTCGCTCCTACGGGATGGATCTGCTCCGGTGGTGGCGGTTCCTTCAGGCCGTGGACATCTCCTGGGACCGAGCGAGCCGGGTCGAGGCCCGGGATTTCAGTCGCTGGATTCAGCTGACGGCCAAGCCCGGAAGGTGTAACACTGCGAAGCGCCGGTGGGTACCGAGCGGAACCGGCCCGAACCCCGTGACCGGCAAGCCGACGGTCGGGCCCGGCTATGCCCCGACTACCGTCGCGCACAGCGAGACGGTGCTGCGACGCTTCTATGACATCCACCGCGACGCCGGCACCGGGCCTTTGCTCAACCCGTTCCCGCTGGACTTGTCGCGCCGCTCGGGCCGCGCGCACGCACACCACAATCCGATGGACGGGTGGAAACCCGAGCGCGTGGGCCGCTACCGGCCCAGCCTTCCGCGGCGGATCCCACGCTCCACTCCCGAGGAGTGGTTCAACAAGCTGTTCGCCGCCCTGCCCTCGCATCGCGACCGGGCTCTGGTCGCGTTCTGGATCTCCATCGGGGCCCGGGCCTCGGAGCTGCTCGGCATCCGACAGCGCGACGTCGACCCCGGCCAGCAGCTGGTCAGCGTGATACGCAAGGGCTCGCGGGCAGTCCAACAAGTGCCGGCGTCGGCGGACGCGTTCGTCTGGCTGCGGCTGTATCAGCAGGAGATGCACGGGCAGGTCCCACACGGTCGTACGCAGCCGGTGTGGTGGACACGGCGACGCCCGATTCGGCCGCTGACCTACCACGGTGCCCACCGGATGTTCGAGCGAGTGAACGCCTCGCTTGGCGCGGACTGGACGCTGCACGATCTGCGGCACAGCGCGGCCGCCCGAATGGTGCGCGACCCGAAGCTGACCCTGGCCGACGTGCAGTGGGTGCTCGGACACGCGCATCTGTCCGCCACGGAGGTATATCTGACGCCGCACAAGGACGAGGTCGTGTCCGGCGTGCTGGCCTACCACGCGCGCCGGGCCCGGGAGGACGTGCAGCCGACGCCTCCACCGCCAGCACCAGGTTACGACCAGGCGTCGCTGGACGTGCTGTTCGGACGCTCGTCATGA
- a CDS encoding DUF6262 family protein yields the protein MRADNSAHLVTSAQRRHELTRAKTIKTLRELDTAGTPVTFEIVAGHAGVSRSWLYTQRDIRAEIERLRSLNRRALPPTTPARQRGTEASLTRRLEIALARNRDLTNDNQRLCRQFARALGQLRAAGLPVADEGAAVPRHSSITIGPC from the coding sequence ATGCGGGCTGACAACAGCGCACACCTCGTGACCTCGGCCCAGCGACGCCACGAGCTCACCCGCGCCAAGACCATCAAGACCCTGCGCGAACTCGACACCGCAGGCACCCCGGTGACCTTCGAAATCGTCGCCGGCCATGCGGGCGTCTCCCGTTCCTGGCTCTACACCCAGCGCGATATCCGAGCCGAGATCGAACGACTCCGGTCGCTCAACCGCCGAGCCCTGCCACCGACAACACCCGCACGCCAACGAGGAACGGAAGCCTCCCTCACTCGACGCCTCGAAATCGCCCTCGCCCGCAACCGCGATCTCACCAACGACAACCAACGACTCTGCCGTCAATTCGCCCGGGCACTCGGCCAACTCCGCGCGGCCGGCCTACCTGTCGCAGACGAAGGCGCCGCCGTCCCACGACACTCTTCGATCACGATCGGACCCTGCTGA
- a CDS encoding tyrosine-type recombinase/integrase: protein MAEVRDPEGFAQLAQLAESGPASARGEATIAATRIAMILACKGGSISSITVGDCVELVDTLRQVHVRGGQRKVDFYLRLRALGVFPEDAPATIRAFGLAAGRLSIEELVDRYPIRCRPVRDLIVDYLRERQPSLDYTSLDAVSRTLAGLFWTRIEALSPGIDSLRLPPALARAWKADIATKKRTTIGPDGTAIEVASPRLNAKDELIRVRALYLDIAHWAAEEPARWAPWVVPCPISDDEISKAKDRKHRKARMDQRTRDRLPVLPVLTDTVDRRRRAAAELLAAAEHTRPGDLIPDTAGALRRAVAPKAAGHMTWAEETSTGRRRNLTYEETEAFWAFAAIEVLRLTGIRNEELLELTHHSVTEYRLPSTGEVVPLPQVAPSKTDSERLLLVSPELADVLSTIVRRLRGGSRAIPLVTSYDVHERVWNPPMPLLFPRDIGTEHRAFTPTALRKLLINALAATGLTDAGGELLVFSPHDFRRIFVTDAIMNGLPPHIAQVLCGHRSLDTTMGYKAIYPAETIEAHRAFIARRRASRPSEEYRTPTEEEWDAFLAHFEKRKVSIGTCGRAFSSPCVHEHACVRCSLLRPDPAQRGRLEEIRDNLVARIAEAEREGWLGEVEGLRVSLAGAEDKLAQMGRRASGGTAIDLGMPRIAAAQPTQAEGTASLTQSLDDQQ from the coding sequence ATGGCCGAGGTCCGCGACCCCGAGGGGTTCGCACAGCTGGCACAGCTGGCCGAGTCCGGGCCGGCCAGCGCCCGAGGCGAGGCCACCATCGCGGCGACCCGGATCGCCATGATTCTGGCCTGCAAGGGCGGGTCGATCTCGAGCATCACCGTCGGCGACTGCGTGGAGCTGGTCGACACCTTGCGCCAGGTCCATGTCCGCGGGGGTCAGCGCAAAGTCGACTTCTACCTTCGACTGCGGGCCTTGGGAGTCTTCCCTGAGGACGCCCCGGCCACAATCCGGGCGTTCGGGCTTGCCGCCGGCCGGCTGAGCATCGAAGAACTCGTGGATCGCTATCCGATCCGGTGCCGCCCGGTCCGCGACCTGATCGTGGACTACCTGCGCGAACGGCAGCCGTCGTTGGACTACACCAGCCTGGACGCGGTCTCGCGAACCCTGGCCGGGCTGTTCTGGACCCGGATCGAAGCGCTCTCACCAGGCATCGACTCCCTGCGGCTGCCACCGGCACTGGCTCGCGCCTGGAAGGCAGACATCGCCACCAAGAAACGCACCACGATCGGTCCGGACGGCACCGCCATTGAGGTCGCCAGCCCCAGGCTGAACGCCAAAGACGAGCTCATCCGCGTCCGCGCCCTCTATCTTGACATCGCCCACTGGGCGGCGGAAGAGCCGGCCCGCTGGGCACCGTGGGTGGTGCCCTGCCCGATCAGCGACGACGAGATCAGCAAGGCCAAAGACCGCAAACACCGCAAGGCCCGGATGGACCAGCGCACCCGCGACCGGCTTCCCGTCCTTCCGGTGCTGACCGACACCGTCGACCGCAGGCGACGCGCCGCAGCCGAACTACTTGCCGCCGCCGAGCACACCCGGCCCGGGGACCTGATCCCCGACACCGCCGGAGCCTTGCGCAGAGCCGTCGCGCCCAAGGCCGCCGGGCACATGACCTGGGCCGAGGAGACCTCGACCGGACGGCGGCGGAATCTCACCTACGAGGAGACTGAAGCCTTCTGGGCCTTCGCCGCGATCGAGGTCCTACGCCTGACCGGCATCCGCAATGAGGAACTCCTGGAGCTGACCCACCACAGCGTCACCGAATACCGGCTCCCGAGCACCGGCGAAGTCGTGCCCCTGCCGCAGGTCGCCCCGTCCAAGACCGACAGCGAACGGCTCCTGCTGGTCAGCCCAGAACTGGCGGACGTCCTTTCCACCATTGTCCGCCGCCTGCGAGGAGGCAGCCGTGCGATCCCGCTGGTAACTTCCTACGATGTCCACGAGCGGGTCTGGAACCCGCCGATGCCGCTGCTGTTCCCGCGCGATATCGGCACCGAGCACCGCGCTTTCACTCCGACCGCGCTCCGCAAGCTTCTGATCAACGCGCTGGCCGCCACGGGCCTGACCGATGCCGGCGGAGAACTGCTCGTCTTCTCCCCGCACGACTTCCGCAGGATCTTCGTGACGGACGCCATCATGAACGGTCTGCCACCGCACATCGCGCAAGTGCTCTGCGGGCATCGGAGTCTTGATACGACGATGGGCTACAAGGCGATCTACCCGGCTGAGACCATCGAGGCCCACCGCGCCTTCATCGCCCGTCGCCGGGCCAGTCGGCCCAGCGAAGAGTATCGGACGCCGACCGAGGAGGAATGGGACGCTTTCCTCGCGCACTTCGAGAAGCGCAAGGTCTCCATCGGCACCTGCGGTCGCGCTTTTTCAAGCCCTTGTGTTCATGAACACGCTTGCGTTCGTTGCTCGCTTCTCCGGCCGGACCCGGCCCAGCGCGGCCGGTTGGAGGAGATCCGCGACAACCTCGTCGCCCGCATCGCCGAGGCCGAGCGCGAGGGCTGGCTCGGGGAGGTCGAAGGGCTCCGGGTCAGCCTGGCTGGAGCCGAAGACAAACTTGCTCAGATGGGCCGACGAGCTTCCGGCGGTACGGCGATCGACCTCGGCATGCCGCGCATAGCCGCAGCTCAACCCACCCAGGCGGAGGGAACGGCTTCGCTGACACAATCACTGGATGACCAGCAATGA
- the istB gene encoding IS21-like element helper ATPase IstB, with the protein MSVMTTALRDSLKILRLSGMLETLDARLTQAQGGELGHLDFLQVLCQDEITRRESVALERRLRRAKFEQQATLEGFDFNASPKLPAAQIRDLAALRWLHSGESVILFGPVGVGKTHVAQALGHQAVRQGANVRFSKTSRVLAELAGGHADRTWDKRMRDLIRPDLLILDDFAMRQMNASQADDLYELVSERQGRSLIITSNRAPSDWYPLFPNPVVAESLLDRLINASHQVIMNGPSYRPNKRPKGPNGTPKPPTS; encoded by the coding sequence GTGAGCGTGATGACCACCGCTCTGCGTGACTCGCTCAAGATCCTGCGGCTGTCCGGGATGCTCGAGACACTCGACGCCCGCCTCACCCAGGCCCAGGGCGGCGAGCTCGGGCACCTCGATTTCCTGCAGGTTCTCTGCCAGGACGAGATCACCCGCCGTGAATCCGTTGCGCTCGAACGGCGCCTGCGGCGGGCGAAGTTCGAGCAGCAGGCCACCTTGGAGGGCTTCGACTTCAACGCCTCCCCGAAGCTACCCGCGGCCCAGATCCGCGACCTGGCGGCCCTGCGATGGCTCCACTCCGGTGAGTCCGTCATTTTGTTCGGGCCCGTCGGGGTCGGAAAGACACACGTCGCCCAGGCCCTCGGTCACCAGGCCGTCCGACAGGGCGCCAACGTCCGTTTCTCCAAGACCAGCCGGGTCCTGGCCGAGCTCGCCGGCGGCCACGCGGATCGCACCTGGGACAAGCGCATGCGCGACCTCATCCGCCCCGACCTGCTCATCCTCGATGACTTCGCCATGCGGCAGATGAACGCCTCGCAGGCCGACGATCTCTACGAGTTGGTCTCCGAGCGGCAGGGACGTTCTCTGATCATCACGAGCAACAGGGCGCCCAGCGACTGGTATCCGCTCTTCCCGAACCCCGTCGTCGCCGAGTCACTCCTCGACCGGCTGATCAACGCCAGCCACCAAGTCATCATGAACGGCCCAAGCTACCGTCCCAACAAGCGACCGAAGGGCCCCAACGGCACCCCCAAGCCCCCGACCAGCTGA
- a CDS encoding tyrosine-type recombinase/integrase gives MLRKFYDLHRDAGSGPLLNPFPLDLARRSGRAHAHHNPMEAWAPERTSRYRATAPRRIPRSIPDEWFNSLFAALRSNRDRAMIAFWISSGVRASELIRVRQCDVDPGQQLISVVRKGSRARQQVPASADAFVWLRLYQQELHGLVPRGRTQPVWWTVRRPFHPLTYHGAHRMFERVNATFGADWTLHDLWHSAAARMVRDPALTLTDVQWVLGHAHLTTTEIYLAPRQDEVVAEVLAHHARRADRLAEPVSPPPAPGYDPEALDVLFGRSS, from the coding sequence GTGCTGCGCAAGTTCTACGACCTTCACCGTGATGCCGGATCCGGGCCGTTGCTCAACCCGTTCCCGCTGGACCTGGCTCGTCGTTCCGGCCGTGCGCACGCACACCACAACCCGATGGAAGCCTGGGCGCCAGAGCGGACCAGCCGCTACCGGGCCACGGCTCCGCGCCGGATTCCGCGCTCGATCCCGGACGAGTGGTTCAACTCGCTGTTCGCGGCGCTGCGGTCGAACCGGGACCGGGCGATGATCGCGTTTTGGATCTCCAGCGGAGTCCGGGCCTCAGAGTTGATCCGCGTCCGGCAGTGCGACGTCGACCCTGGGCAGCAGCTGATCAGCGTTGTGCGGAAGGGCTCCCGGGCCCGGCAGCAGGTACCGGCCTCCGCAGATGCGTTCGTGTGGCTGCGGCTCTACCAGCAGGAGCTACACGGGCTGGTGCCACGGGGCCGAACACAGCCAGTGTGGTGGACGGTGCGGCGTCCGTTTCACCCGCTGACCTACCACGGGGCCCACCGCATGTTCGAGCGGGTGAACGCCACCTTCGGCGCGGACTGGACCCTTCACGACCTTTGGCACAGCGCCGCCGCCCGGATGGTGCGCGACCCGGCGCTGACGCTGACCGACGTGCAGTGGGTCCTCGGGCACGCGCATCTGACCACGACCGAGATCTACCTCGCGCCGCGCCAGGACGAGGTCGTGGCCGAGGTGCTGGCCCACCACGCCCGGCGGGCAGACCGGCTCGCCGAGCCGGTGTCTCCGCCTCCAGCGCCCGGCTACGACCCTGAAGCCTTGGACGTGCTGTTCGGGCGGTCTTCATGA
- a CDS encoding TetR/AcrR family transcriptional regulator yields the protein MDGSRDAKRAVAILDATLRLLTGVGYGQLPIEAIAARARVGKTTVRRRYRDKAALVAAAIDPRASGTLPTIRSCDLRENLLATVQWLAQEIAEQEVGLLGALFAGMRSAPKLAATIRRILRRDEAEMTDQRCARRSSTANT from the coding sequence ATGGACGGGTCGCGTGACGCGAAGCGTGCCGTTGCCATCCTCGATGCGACGCTGCGTCTGCTGACCGGGGTCGGCTACGGCCAGCTGCCCATCGAGGCGATCGCGGCCCGCGCCAGGGTGGGCAAGACGACGGTCCGCCGCCGCTACCGTGACAAGGCCGCGCTGGTGGCCGCGGCGATCGACCCTCGAGCGAGCGGTACTTTGCCAACCATCCGGTCATGCGATCTCCGAGAGAATCTGCTGGCAACCGTGCAGTGGCTGGCGCAGGAGATCGCCGAGCAGGAAGTCGGGCTGCTCGGCGCACTGTTCGCCGGCATGCGCAGCGCCCCGAAGCTCGCCGCGACAATACGGCGCATTCTGCGGCGCGATGAGGCGGAGATGACCGACCAGCGCTGCGCAAGGCGGTCGAGCACGGCGAACACCTGA
- a CDS encoding cell division control 45 family protein: protein MQARPAGLHMPQLMRATELTRGQVGSGLAMMRDTITKKGWPPVIYTRADGYQFTADPDDLEAYETARVHVLLTEVRRLITGTIAPHAALDPDDKRLRHIVAQLNSVESTLDLIA, encoded by the coding sequence ATGCAGGCCCGTCCGGCCGGGCTCCACATGCCCCAGCTGATGCGGGCCACCGAACTCACCCGCGGCCAGGTGGGCTCGGGGCTGGCGATGATGCGCGACACCATCACGAAGAAGGGGTGGCCACCGGTGATCTACACCCGCGCGGACGGATACCAGTTCACCGCCGACCCGGACGACCTGGAGGCCTACGAGACGGCCCGGGTGCATGTGCTGCTCACCGAGGTCCGCCGCCTGATCACCGGCACCATCGCCCCGCACGCCGCCCTGGACCCGGACGACAAACGCCTGCGCCACATCGTCGCCCAGCTCAACTCCGTCGAGTCCACCCTCGACCTGATCGCCTGA
- a CDS encoding class I SAM-dependent methyltransferase, protein MLKHQDETRAAYDGVVELYASMFANRLETQPFARNMISTFAELVRGTGNLRVADAGCGPGHLTAMLHDLGLDAFGLDLSPAMVDHARRAHPALRFGEARMEALPVEDGALGGVLAHYSMIHTPPGELPALLAEQVRVLAPGGLLLVSFFGTEGPEPVRFDHKVTPAYSWPADRFAELLAGAGLVTFARLLHDPATERGFLDTHLLARRP, encoded by the coding sequence GTGTTGAAACACCAGGACGAGACCAGGGCGGCCTACGACGGGGTCGTCGAGCTGTATGCGTCGATGTTCGCTAATCGGTTGGAGACGCAGCCGTTCGCGCGGAACATGATCAGCACCTTCGCCGAGCTCGTGCGTGGCACGGGGAACCTGCGGGTGGCTGATGCTGGGTGTGGACCTGGTCATTTGACGGCCATGCTGCATGACTTGGGGTTGGACGCCTTTGGGCTCGACCTCTCCCCGGCTATGGTCGACCACGCTCGGCGGGCCCATCCGGCGTTGCGGTTCGGCGAAGCGCGAATGGAGGCCCTGCCGGTCGAGGACGGCGCGCTCGGTGGAGTGCTGGCCCACTACTCGATGATCCATACCCCACCTGGGGAATTGCCCGCGCTGCTCGCTGAGCAGGTGCGTGTCCTGGCACCAGGGGGCCTGCTCCTGGTGTCCTTCTTCGGGACCGAGGGGCCGGAGCCGGTCCGCTTCGACCACAAGGTGACGCCCGCCTATAGCTGGCCGGCGGACCGGTTCGCCGAGCTGCTGGCCGGGGCCGGACTCGTCACGTTCGCCCGGCTGCTCCACGACCCAGCGACCGAGCGGGGCTTTCTCGACACCCATCTGCTGGCCCGCCGCCCGTAG
- the istA gene encoding IS21 family transposase: MTDIVEIYVHWYAGRSKTQLAASLGLDRKTIRKYLAPAEAAGITPGGPPMSEPDWAKLIKSWFPEQANRRLNQLTWPEIEKHRDYVVELLNTCTVTTIHQRLRDERKLQAGLTSFRRWVHENLPDEAARAKVTVLRENVEPGSEAQIDYGFLGQWINANTGRRHRIWAFVMVLPASRHMFVRPVAHMDQHAWTQAHVEAFRYFGGVPRRLVPDNLKTGVDKPDLYDPKINKSYAELASYYGALVDPARALKPKDKPRVERPMPYVRDSYWRGRTFTSLEHMQAEALLWSRNVAGQRQCRPLGGAAPLAVFESIEAPVLLPLPEAPFVLARWSKATVGPDIHIKVGRTLYSVPWKLIGRRVDVRSTATMVQVFHEGELVKTHAALEQGKRTDKTDYPPEKIAFQMRTPIWCRGQASQVGDACREVIDQLLEVNALYRLRAAQGVLGLRKKYGDIRLEAACRKAITVGDPSYRTVKGILVAGTETDPEPETGDGGASAFLHGPEGLFATDIPLQIPDDVRDDQGNDDVEEVAR, encoded by the coding sequence GTGACGGACATCGTGGAGATCTACGTCCACTGGTACGCGGGCCGCTCGAAGACGCAGCTGGCGGCGTCGCTGGGGCTGGACCGCAAGACGATCAGGAAGTACCTGGCGCCGGCCGAGGCGGCCGGGATCACGCCGGGCGGCCCGCCGATGAGCGAGCCCGACTGGGCGAAACTGATCAAGAGCTGGTTCCCCGAGCAGGCCAACAGGCGCTTGAATCAACTGACTTGGCCGGAGATCGAGAAGCACCGCGACTACGTGGTGGAACTGCTGAACACCTGCACGGTGACCACGATCCACCAGCGGCTGCGCGACGAGCGCAAGCTGCAGGCGGGGCTGACCTCGTTTCGCCGGTGGGTACACGAGAACCTGCCCGACGAGGCCGCCCGCGCCAAGGTCACCGTGCTGAGGGAGAACGTCGAGCCGGGCTCGGAGGCCCAGATCGACTACGGCTTCCTGGGGCAGTGGATCAACGCCAACACCGGTCGGCGGCACCGGATTTGGGCGTTCGTGATGGTGCTGCCTGCCTCCCGGCACATGTTCGTCCGCCCGGTGGCCCACATGGACCAGCACGCCTGGACACAAGCCCACGTGGAGGCGTTTCGCTACTTCGGCGGCGTCCCGCGCCGGCTGGTGCCGGACAACCTCAAGACCGGGGTCGACAAGCCGGACCTCTACGACCCGAAGATCAACAAGTCGTATGCCGAACTCGCCTCCTACTATGGGGCGTTGGTGGATCCGGCCCGGGCTTTGAAGCCGAAGGACAAGCCCAGAGTGGAGCGGCCCATGCCCTACGTCCGCGACTCCTACTGGCGCGGGCGGACGTTCACCTCGCTGGAGCACATGCAGGCCGAGGCCCTGCTCTGGTCCCGTAATGTCGCAGGTCAGCGGCAGTGCCGTCCGCTGGGCGGGGCGGCTCCCTTGGCGGTGTTCGAGTCCATCGAGGCGCCGGTGCTGCTGCCGTTGCCCGAGGCGCCGTTCGTGCTGGCGCGGTGGTCGAAGGCGACGGTCGGCCCGGACATCCACATCAAGGTCGGCCGGACCCTCTACTCGGTGCCCTGGAAGCTGATCGGCCGCCGCGTCGATGTCCGCTCCACCGCCACCATGGTGCAGGTCTTCCACGAGGGTGAACTGGTCAAGACGCACGCGGCACTTGAGCAGGGCAAACGCACCGACAAGACGGACTACCCGCCGGAGAAGATCGCCTTTCAGATGCGCACGCCGATCTGGTGTCGCGGTCAGGCATCCCAGGTCGGGGATGCCTGCCGGGAGGTGATCGACCAGCTCCTGGAGGTCAATGCCCTCTACCGGCTCCGGGCGGCCCAGGGGGTGCTCGGGCTGCGCAAGAAGTACGGCGACATCAGGCTCGAAGCCGCCTGCCGCAAGGCGATCACGGTCGGCGACCCGTCCTATCGCACCGTCAAGGGCATCCTTGTCGCCGGCACCGAGACCGACCCGGAACCCGAGACCGGAGACGGTGGCGCCTCGGCCTTCCTACACGGCCCCGAGGGCCTGTTCGCCACCGACATCCCCCTGCAGATTCCCGATGACGTCCGCGACGACCAGGGGAACGACGACGTCGAGGAGGTCGCCCGGTGA
- a CDS encoding RICIN domain-containing protein, producing MAFTPGRTYRIRNKVSNGLVVTPKNWASGETQLQIYPLQSDGNRIRQVWHVMPLDNDDVMIVNKKTGLCVNVHQNSTAPSMGVQQYDIQSPAVASSQKWMLRPATSGYYTVVNKKSGLELTPQSWGTSPSTNLQQYTPGEPGKREHQYWALEVEDEYPQITGLRPIDRDPNDIGDVIRLAGFTEPPRDTTPEVLIGQLAVPFFTIGDSSPQWQVDNSPYYILKRYGYWQKVFFYEHPGTSKVTKTKKVTVGLTTSTGKTVEETTGISVTAEASFAYKGFSASLSTTYSRELKVTTYTGEVHEHSTEETIEREYQADGVRVAECLWYRGDRYTVERMDGTKVLEWNTLNPAVEVLDGYRG from the coding sequence GTGGCATTCACGCCAGGTAGGACGTACCGGATCCGCAACAAGGTGAGCAACGGCCTGGTTGTGACACCCAAGAACTGGGCTTCAGGCGAGACCCAGCTCCAGATCTATCCGCTGCAAAGCGATGGCAACCGCATCCGGCAGGTCTGGCACGTGATGCCGCTGGACAACGACGACGTCATGATCGTCAACAAGAAGACCGGCCTCTGCGTCAACGTCCACCAGAACAGCACGGCTCCGTCGATGGGCGTGCAGCAGTACGACATCCAGTCGCCCGCAGTAGCCTCCTCACAGAAGTGGATGCTCAGGCCCGCGACAAGCGGCTACTACACCGTCGTCAACAAGAAGAGCGGTCTCGAACTGACACCCCAGAGCTGGGGCACGTCGCCGTCGACCAACCTGCAGCAGTACACCCCCGGTGAGCCGGGCAAGCGTGAACATCAGTATTGGGCGCTGGAGGTGGAGGACGAGTACCCGCAGATCACGGGCCTCAGGCCGATCGACAGGGACCCTAACGACATCGGCGACGTCATCCGGCTCGCAGGCTTTACGGAGCCCCCGCGGGACACCACACCGGAGGTGCTGATCGGCCAGCTGGCCGTGCCCTTCTTCACGATCGGGGACTCCTCACCCCAGTGGCAGGTCGACAACAGCCCGTACTACATCCTCAAGCGCTACGGCTACTGGCAGAAGGTGTTCTTCTACGAGCACCCTGGCACCAGCAAGGTCACGAAGACGAAGAAGGTCACGGTCGGCCTGACAACGAGCACCGGCAAGACGGTAGAAGAGACGACCGGCATCTCGGTGACCGCTGAGGCGTCGTTCGCCTACAAGGGCTTCTCCGCTTCCCTGAGCACCACCTACAGCCGCGAGCTGAAAGTCACCACCTACACCGGCGAGGTGCACGAGCACTCCACCGAGGAAACGATCGAACGGGAGTACCAGGCCGACGGCGTAAGGGTCGCCGAGTGCCTCTGGTACCGGGGAGACCGCTACACCGTGGAGCGCATGGACGGCACCAAGGTCCTGGAATGGAACACCCTTAACCCGGCCGTCGAGGTGCTGGACGGTTACCGGGGCTGA